The proteins below are encoded in one region of Pseudonocardia sp. DSM 110487:
- a CDS encoding dodecin gives MDLVYRVTEIVGSSSNSVDEAIRHGIGRATQTLRNVDWFEVTEIRGAVQDDQLTHFQVGMKVGFRLEEG, from the coding sequence ATGGACCTCGTCTATCGCGTCACCGAGATCGTCGGCAGCAGCTCGAACAGCGTGGACGAGGCGATCCGACACGGGATCGGCAGAGCCACCCAGACGCTGCGCAACGTCGACTGGTTCGAGGTCACCGAGATCCGAGGGGCGGTGCAGGACGACCAGCTGACCCATTTCCAGGTCGGCATGAAGGTCGGGTTCCGGCTCGAGGAGGGGTGA
- a CDS encoding Na+/H+ antiporter NhaC family protein, with translation MEPSLLSLLPPLVTIVCAIATRRILISLALGIVLGALLYAQGNVLAAGAFVLEVAGGLVVDDGEVAEEVYILGVVLLLGVLTSLIYVSGGLVAFAAWVITRVRTRVQAQLVPVVLGIVIFFDDAFSSLVGGNISRPITDQHRISRAKLSYLVDSTAAPVIILVPISGWAAFIAATMTGILDANGITGITGYEAFLQSVPMNLYAITALLLAIATAVLSLSFGPMRRHENAAVEDGLLVDHSRGPVPGETDRTLEARGDGRVGDLLWPVLVLTGVTVVCAVWLGIANTEGPITPMEVLANTDVIVSLLVGVVTACLLSTTTLLMRRTPAALVGRAAVAGLRSMLVAAVVLFLAWVTAGVISELGIGEYLAGIVDAALPLALLPVLLFVLASFISFSIGSTFGTFGLLLPIAGEVAVALDPALLLPMFGAVLAGAIFGDHTSPLSDTTILSSIGSGIQLVEHVTTQLPFALVAAAASAVGYVLLGVTGSGVAGLLAAVVTLAVAVGVLWARSPRVGIVSEPSPGS, from the coding sequence GTGGAACCGTCGCTGCTCTCCCTGCTCCCGCCGCTCGTCACGATCGTGTGCGCGATCGCCACCCGCCGGATCCTGATCTCACTGGCGCTCGGCATCGTCCTCGGCGCCCTGCTCTACGCCCAGGGGAACGTCCTCGCCGCGGGCGCCTTCGTGCTCGAGGTCGCGGGTGGGCTCGTCGTCGACGACGGAGAGGTGGCCGAGGAGGTCTACATCCTCGGCGTCGTGCTGCTCCTGGGCGTACTGACGTCGCTCATCTACGTCTCCGGCGGCCTCGTGGCCTTCGCGGCGTGGGTGATCACGAGGGTCAGGACGCGGGTGCAGGCGCAGCTGGTCCCGGTCGTACTGGGAATCGTGATCTTCTTCGACGATGCCTTCAGCAGCCTGGTCGGGGGCAACATCAGCCGGCCGATCACCGACCAGCACCGCATCTCCCGCGCCAAGCTGTCCTACCTCGTCGACTCCACCGCGGCGCCCGTCATCATCCTGGTGCCGATCTCGGGCTGGGCGGCGTTCATCGCCGCGACGATGACGGGGATCCTCGACGCCAACGGCATCACCGGCATCACCGGCTACGAGGCGTTCCTGCAGTCGGTACCGATGAACCTGTACGCGATCACGGCGCTGCTCCTCGCGATCGCGACCGCAGTCCTCAGCCTCTCGTTCGGGCCGATGCGGCGGCACGAGAACGCGGCCGTCGAGGACGGGTTGCTCGTCGACCACTCGCGCGGGCCGGTGCCGGGCGAGACCGACCGCACGCTGGAGGCGCGCGGCGACGGCCGGGTCGGCGACCTGCTCTGGCCGGTGCTGGTGCTCACCGGCGTCACCGTGGTCTGCGCCGTGTGGCTCGGCATCGCGAACACCGAGGGACCGATCACCCCCATGGAGGTCCTCGCCAACACCGACGTCATCGTCTCGCTGCTCGTCGGCGTGGTCACCGCGTGCCTGCTCTCGACCACGACGCTACTGATGCGCAGGACGCCGGCCGCCCTCGTGGGCCGGGCCGCGGTCGCGGGCCTGCGGTCGATGCTGGTGGCCGCCGTGGTGCTGTTCCTCGCCTGGGTCACCGCAGGCGTGATCTCCGAGCTCGGCATCGGGGAGTACCTGGCCGGGATCGTCGACGCCGCGCTGCCGCTCGCCCTGCTGCCGGTCCTGCTGTTCGTACTGGCCTCGTTCATCTCGTTCTCGATCGGCAGCACGTTCGGGACGTTCGGACTGCTGCTGCCGATCGCAGGCGAGGTCGCCGTGGCCCTCGACCCCGCGCTGCTCCTGCCGATGTTCGGTGCCGTGCTCGCGGGCGCGATCTTCGGCGACCACACGTCGCCGCTGTCGGACACGACGATCCTGTCCTCGATCGGCTCCGGCATCCAGCTCGTCGAGCACGTGACGACGCAGCTACCGTTCGCGCTGGTCGCAGCCGCCGCGTCGGCCGTGGGCTACGTCCTGCTCGGCGTCACCGGCAGCGGCGTGGCCGGCCTGCTCGCCGCCGTGGTGACGCTCGCGGTCGCCGTCGGGGTGCTCTGGGCGCGCTCGCCCCGCGTCGGCATCGTGTCGGAACCGAGTCCGGGGAGCTGA
- a CDS encoding substrate-binding domain-containing protein: MSIATSSRMAVVATAAVLAAGCSSGSEPAAGGTGTCPEVVAAADAAVAKALDVDAAWTGPTTGPAAAADMAIIFVAQTMANPGVAGVAAGVEEAAGAIGWDVRVIDGHGDSAGIAAAMGQAVALDPDGIVIGGFDPVSVSAQVDNAVTADIPLVGWHATADPGPSEWPKLFTNVTTRVEDVAMISAQYVIGKSGGTAGVVVFTDDSITFAADKADMIELNLAECSSVKVLDIQDIPIPDARARTPEAFSSLVYRLGDEWTYSIAINDLYFDNAAPALRAAGRSGDGAPFNIGAGDGSRAAFQRIGAGQFQSATVPEPLREQGWQIVDEFNRAFNGQPASRYVAPIHVTDRSNIAGMTEWDPQNGYRDVYRRMWGSGG, from the coding sequence ATGTCCATCGCCACCAGCTCCCGAATGGCAGTGGTTGCCACGGCAGCCGTGCTCGCGGCCGGGTGTTCCTCGGGCTCGGAACCGGCGGCCGGCGGGACGGGAACGTGCCCAGAGGTCGTCGCGGCGGCCGACGCCGCTGTCGCCAAGGCCCTCGACGTCGATGCTGCCTGGACCGGCCCCACGACGGGCCCGGCCGCCGCGGCCGACATGGCGATCATCTTCGTCGCTCAGACGATGGCAAACCCGGGCGTCGCGGGTGTGGCGGCGGGAGTCGAGGAAGCCGCGGGGGCGATCGGCTGGGACGTGCGGGTCATCGACGGCCATGGCGACTCGGCCGGCATCGCCGCTGCGATGGGGCAGGCGGTCGCGCTCGACCCCGACGGCATCGTCATCGGCGGATTCGACCCCGTGTCGGTGAGTGCCCAGGTGGACAACGCCGTTACGGCGGACATCCCGCTGGTCGGCTGGCATGCGACGGCCGATCCAGGACCGAGCGAGTGGCCGAAGCTGTTCACCAATGTCACAACCAGGGTCGAGGACGTCGCGATGATCAGCGCCCAGTACGTCATCGGCAAGTCAGGGGGCACTGCCGGTGTGGTCGTCTTCACCGACGACTCGATCACCTTCGCCGCCGACAAAGCGGACATGATCGAGCTCAACCTGGCGGAATGTTCCAGCGTCAAGGTCCTCGACATCCAGGACATACCGATCCCTGACGCCCGAGCCCGGACGCCAGAGGCGTTCTCCTCGCTGGTGTACAGGCTGGGTGACGAGTGGACCTACTCCATCGCGATCAACGACCTCTACTTCGACAACGCCGCGCCGGCGCTGCGCGCTGCGGGGAGGTCCGGTGATGGCGCCCCCTTCAACATCGGTGCCGGTGATGGTTCCCGTGCGGCGTTCCAGCGGATCGGCGCCGGCCAGTTCCAGTCCGCCACCGTTCCCGAACCCCTGCGCGAGCAGGGTTGGCAGATCGTTGACGAGTTCAACCGAGCCTTCAACGGTCAGCCGGCCAGCCGTTATGTCGCGCCGATCCACGTCACCGACCGCTCGAACATTGCGGGAATGACCGAGTGGGACCCGCAGAACGGCTACCGCGACGTCTACCGCCGAATGTGGGGTTCCGGCGGCTGA
- a CDS encoding DUF2786 domain-containing protein, with product MGKRNREKRAAKKRARQQRGANPPRSDFGVGPHGPGCTCGDHPGAVPPVELLGRALLDAARTGDPAEASACASELAGGHFARDPHAVGAAAGLVLLRTLGFMWQGGWLPTDLWEITRRRADPTITSLLVDTIAADTAQHAEQMVHERWAAQVRQLEADIWWERDRPHLQQWARRNALTVEQALLATITLLAQLVELPRLPRILPPPGTTARRATTAAAGVDQKILSRVRALLAKAESTQFPAEAEALSAKAQELMNRHAFERALLDADEHQPQTATSTRLWLDSPYVDAKSHLVAAIAAANRCKSVFHADLGFVALVGDPLDLDITELLATSLLVQATRAMVAEGSRISRTGTSRTRSFRQAFLVSYATRIGERLEEAASHAVDPQANDRLLPVLTDRSRVVDETFQEMYSRTVRKSVSISNGEGWQAGRAAADRADLNVERRAVSA from the coding sequence ATGGGCAAGCGGAACCGCGAGAAGCGTGCGGCGAAGAAGCGCGCCCGGCAGCAGCGTGGCGCCAACCCGCCGCGGTCCGACTTCGGCGTCGGCCCGCACGGACCGGGCTGCACGTGCGGCGACCATCCCGGCGCGGTCCCGCCCGTCGAACTGCTCGGCCGCGCGCTGCTGGACGCCGCTCGCACCGGCGACCCCGCCGAGGCATCGGCCTGCGCGTCCGAGCTGGCCGGAGGCCACTTCGCGCGCGACCCGCACGCGGTCGGCGCGGCCGCGGGCTTGGTGCTCCTCCGGACGCTCGGGTTCATGTGGCAAGGCGGCTGGCTCCCCACCGATCTCTGGGAGATCACCCGACGACGCGCCGACCCGACGATCACGAGCCTGCTCGTCGACACGATCGCGGCCGACACCGCCCAGCACGCGGAGCAGATGGTCCACGAGCGCTGGGCCGCGCAGGTCCGGCAGCTCGAGGCCGACATCTGGTGGGAGCGGGACCGGCCGCACCTGCAGCAGTGGGCGCGACGCAACGCACTGACCGTCGAACAGGCCCTCCTGGCGACGATCACCCTGCTCGCCCAGCTCGTGGAGCTGCCGAGACTGCCCCGGATCCTGCCGCCACCCGGCACCACCGCCCGCCGCGCCACCACGGCGGCGGCAGGCGTGGACCAGAAGATCCTCTCGCGGGTTCGCGCGCTGCTCGCCAAGGCCGAGTCCACCCAGTTCCCGGCGGAGGCCGAGGCGCTCTCGGCCAAGGCGCAGGAGCTGATGAACCGGCACGCCTTCGAACGTGCGCTGCTGGACGCCGACGAGCACCAGCCGCAGACGGCCACATCCACCCGGCTCTGGCTCGACAGCCCTTACGTCGACGCGAAGTCGCACCTGGTGGCCGCCATCGCCGCGGCCAACCGCTGCAAGTCGGTGTTTCACGCCGACCTCGGATTCGTCGCCCTCGTCGGCGACCCGCTCGACCTGGACATCACCGAACTGCTGGCCACGTCGCTGCTGGTACAGGCCACGCGGGCGATGGTCGCCGAGGGCAGCCGGATCAGCCGCACCGGCACATCGCGCACGCGGTCCTTCCGGCAGGCGTTCCTCGTCTCGTACGCCACCCGCATCGGGGAGCGGCTGGAAGAAGCCGCATCGCACGCCGTCGACCCACAGGCGAACGATCGGCTGCTCCCCGTGCTGACCGACCGTTCACGGGTGGTCGACGAGACCTTCCAGGAGATGTACAGCCGCACTGTGCGGAAATCGGTGTCGATCAGCAACGGGGAGGGCTGGCAGGCGGGTCGGGCGGCGGCCGACCGTGCCGACCTGAACGTCGAACGCCGCGCCGTATCCGCCTGA